From the genome of Rhizobium binae, one region includes:
- a CDS encoding monovalent cation:proton antiporter-2 (CPA2) family protein: MSAPNALFSETILLLGGAVVAAPIFKKLGLGTVLGYLAAGIVIGPVFHGITDGEQILGVAELGVVFLLFIIGLELKPSRLWQMRRDIFGLGTAQVVVTGLALTALAWASGVLDWRGSIVAGFGLALSSTAFAMQILEGDGDVNTRYGQRSFSMLLFQDLAIVPLLALISVLDGGDKGSNAPLTDFAVAVGAVAAMVVAGRYLLTPLFQVIARTGAREAMIAAALFVVMGSASLMQLAGLSMAMGAFLSGVMLAESSYRHELEADIEPFRGVLLAIFFIAVGLSLQLDVLADNALFVIVAVPIVMAVKAIIIYGLCRISGSPHDDAIRIAFLLPQGGEFGFVLFTAAGVTGLMSTSTASLLVAIVTLSMALTPIGAALSKRLLNGDAQEELDEDFEGAGADVLMVGFSRFGQIAAQILLAGGRSVTVIDFSADRIRQASTFGFRIYFGDGTRKDVLRSAGIDRAKIVLVCTQKKEITDKVVELVQADYPHTRLYVRSYDRIHSIELRNKGVDYELRETLESGLLFGRRTLEALGVSETDAYEIGEDIRKRDEARLALQVSEGLQAGRDMLFSHPVRPEPLVKPKRAADPFEDDPLAGTADATADA; the protein is encoded by the coding sequence ATGTCAGCGCCCAACGCCCTTTTTTCCGAAACGATCCTGCTGCTCGGCGGCGCGGTGGTCGCCGCTCCGATCTTCAAGAAGCTGGGGCTCGGCACCGTCCTCGGCTATCTCGCCGCCGGCATCGTCATCGGTCCGGTCTTCCACGGCATTACCGATGGCGAACAGATCCTCGGCGTCGCCGAGCTCGGTGTCGTCTTCCTGCTGTTCATCATCGGGCTGGAATTGAAGCCCAGCCGCCTGTGGCAGATGCGGCGCGACATTTTCGGCCTCGGGACGGCGCAGGTGGTGGTGACGGGACTGGCGCTGACCGCGCTCGCCTGGGCCTCTGGCGTTCTCGACTGGCGCGGCAGCATCGTCGCCGGCTTCGGCCTGGCGCTGTCTTCGACCGCCTTCGCCATGCAGATCCTCGAGGGCGACGGCGATGTCAATACCAGATACGGGCAGCGTTCCTTCTCGATGCTCCTGTTCCAGGATCTGGCGATCGTGCCGCTGCTGGCGCTGATCTCCGTGCTCGACGGCGGCGACAAGGGCAGCAATGCGCCGCTCACCGATTTTGCCGTCGCCGTCGGCGCGGTGGCGGCGATGGTCGTTGCCGGACGCTACCTGCTGACGCCGCTCTTCCAGGTCATCGCGCGGACCGGCGCCCGCGAGGCAATGATCGCCGCCGCCCTCTTCGTCGTCATGGGATCGGCGAGCCTGATGCAGCTCGCCGGCCTTTCGATGGCGATGGGCGCCTTTCTCTCCGGCGTGATGCTGGCCGAATCCTCCTACCGGCATGAGCTGGAGGCCGACATCGAGCCCTTCCGCGGCGTGCTGCTCGCCATCTTCTTCATCGCCGTCGGCCTGTCGCTGCAGCTCGACGTTCTCGCCGACAACGCGCTCTTCGTCATCGTCGCCGTGCCGATCGTCATGGCCGTCAAGGCGATCATCATCTATGGACTCTGCCGGATCTCCGGCTCGCCGCATGACGATGCGATCCGCATCGCTTTCCTGCTGCCGCAGGGCGGCGAATTCGGCTTCGTGCTGTTTACTGCGGCGGGCGTCACCGGACTGATGTCGACGAGCACGGCCTCGCTGCTGGTGGCGATCGTGACCCTCTCCATGGCGCTGACGCCTATCGGAGCAGCGCTGTCGAAGCGGCTGCTCAACGGCGATGCGCAGGAAGAACTGGACGAGGATTTCGAAGGGGCCGGCGCCGACGTGCTGATGGTCGGCTTCTCGCGTTTCGGCCAGATCGCCGCCCAGATCCTGCTTGCCGGCGGGCGCAGCGTCACCGTCATCGATTTTTCGGCCGACCGCATCCGCCAGGCCTCCACCTTCGGCTTCCGCATTTATTTCGGCGACGGGACGCGCAAGGACGTGCTGCGCTCGGCCGGGATCGACCGGGCGAAGATCGTGCTCGTCTGCACGCAGAAGAAGGAGATCACCGACAAGGTGGTGGAGCTGGTGCAGGCGGACTATCCGCACACCAGGCTCTATGTGCGTTCCTACGACCGCATCCACTCGATCGAGCTGCGCAACAAGGGCGTCGACTACGAGCTGCGTGAAACGCTGGAATCCGGCCTGCTGTTCGGACGGCGGACGCTGGAGGCACTGGGGGTCTCCGAGACCGACGCCTATGAAATCGGCGAGGACATCCGCAAGCGCGACGAGGCGCGGCTCGCCCTGCAGGTCTCCGAGGGGCTGCAGGCCGGGCGCGACATGCTGTTTTCCCACCCGGTGCGCCCCGAACCGCTGGTCAAGCCGAAGCGGGCCGCCGATCCCTTCGAGGACGACCCGTTGGCGGGAACCGCGGATGCGACAGCGGACGCGTAG
- a CDS encoding TldD/PmbA family protein, whose product MSSEIDSSTLLSRASQLIDLARKAGADAADAVVVRSRSQSVSVRLGKVEGTESSESDDFSLRVFIGKRVASVSANPGFDLQSLAERAVAMAKVSPEDPFACLADEARLAKSYPDLQLFDATEVSSEMLREAALAAETAALAVKGVTNSSGAGASAGMGGLVLATSHGFAGSYMGSRFGNSVSVIAGEGTGMERDYDFDSRLYYAELDDPAEIGRRAGERVVKRVNPRQVPTGKNVTVIFDPRVARGFVGHIAGAINGAAVARKTSFLRDRMGQQVLKSGLSITDDPLIVRGPSSRPFDGEGVSGERLVMIEDGVLKHWFLSTSTGRELGLPTNGRGVRGGTAVSPASTNLALEPGDISPEELIRSVGSGFYVTELIGHGVNMITGEYSRGATGFWIENGELTFPVSEVTIASNLKDMFMRLTPANDIDRKFGVAAPTFAIEGMTLAGQ is encoded by the coding sequence ATGTCCTCTGAAATCGATTCCTCGACACTTCTTTCCCGCGCAAGTCAATTGATCGATCTGGCGAGGAAGGCAGGGGCCGACGCCGCCGATGCCGTCGTCGTTCGCTCGCGTTCGCAATCGGTCAGCGTCCGTCTTGGCAAGGTCGAGGGAACGGAATCCTCCGAAAGCGACGATTTCTCGCTGCGGGTCTTCATCGGCAAACGCGTCGCCAGCGTTTCTGCCAATCCGGGCTTCGATCTGCAGTCGCTTGCCGAACGCGCCGTCGCCATGGCCAAAGTCTCGCCGGAAGATCCCTTCGCCTGCCTCGCCGATGAGGCGAGGCTTGCGAAATCCTATCCCGATCTGCAATTGTTCGATGCCACCGAGGTCTCCTCCGAGATGCTGCGCGAGGCGGCTCTTGCCGCCGAGACGGCGGCCCTCGCAGTCAAGGGCGTGACAAATTCCTCCGGCGCCGGCGCATCCGCCGGCATGGGCGGCCTTGTTCTCGCCACCTCGCACGGTTTTGCGGGCAGCTACATGGGGTCCCGTTTCGGAAACTCCGTCAGCGTCATCGCTGGCGAAGGCACCGGCATGGAACGCGACTATGATTTCGACAGCCGCCTCTATTACGCCGAGCTCGACGACCCCGCCGAAATCGGCCGCCGTGCCGGCGAACGCGTGGTCAAGCGTGTCAATCCGCGCCAGGTGCCGACCGGCAAGAACGTCACCGTCATCTTCGACCCGCGTGTCGCCCGTGGCTTCGTCGGCCATATCGCCGGCGCGATCAACGGTGCCGCCGTCGCCCGCAAGACCAGCTTCCTGCGCGACAGGATGGGTCAGCAGGTGTTGAAGTCAGGCCTGTCGATCACCGACGATCCGCTGATCGTACGCGGCCCCTCCTCGCGGCCCTTCGACGGCGAGGGCGTGTCCGGCGAGCGGCTGGTGATGATCGAGGACGGTGTCCTGAAGCACTGGTTCCTTTCGACCTCGACCGGCCGCGAGCTCGGCCTTCCAACCAACGGCCGCGGCGTGCGCGGCGGCACCGCGGTTTCGCCGGCCTCCACCAACCTCGCCCTCGAACCCGGCGACATCTCGCCGGAGGAACTGATCCGCAGCGTCGGCAGCGGATTTTACGTCACCGAACTGATCGGCCACGGCGTCAACATGATCACCGGCGAATACAGCCGCGGTGCCACCGGCTTCTGGATCGAGAACGGCGAACTCACTTTCCCGGTGTCGGAAGTGACGATCGCCTCGAACCTCAAGGACATGTTCATGCGCCTGACGCCGGCAAACGACATCGACCGCAAGTTCGGCGTCGCCGCACCCACCTTCGCCATTGAAGGCATGACGCTCGCGGGACAGTGA
- a CDS encoding 3'(2'),5'-bisphosphate nucleotidase CysQ has translation MSDSERLRWQGDLALIAEAAREAGAVAFGFFNQSPEVWWKNGDRSPVSAADFAANKTLESILRKARPEYGWLSEETEDDAERLSRETMFIIDPIDGTRAFLAGQKVWCVSVAVVHRGRPVAGVLYAPALEELYEAVEGGAALKNGEPFIVSAAGPEETSRLAIGEDVLKTLPATFRERVRREKHVPSLAYRIAMVADGRLEATFVKGNSHDWDLAAADLILASAGGRLVDLDGNRVVYNRAEVTHKVLCAAPAPRIDEFLTAFAGRRDS, from the coding sequence ATGAGCGATAGCGAAAGGCTCCGCTGGCAGGGCGATCTCGCCTTGATCGCCGAGGCTGCGAGGGAGGCCGGCGCGGTCGCCTTCGGCTTCTTCAACCAGTCCCCCGAGGTCTGGTGGAAGAACGGGGATCGCTCTCCCGTCAGCGCCGCCGATTTCGCCGCCAACAAGACGCTCGAGTCGATCTTGCGCAAGGCCCGGCCGGAATATGGCTGGCTGTCGGAGGAAACGGAGGACGATGCCGAGCGCCTCTCGCGGGAGACGATGTTCATTATCGATCCGATCGACGGTACGCGCGCTTTTCTCGCCGGGCAGAAGGTCTGGTGCGTCAGCGTCGCCGTCGTCCATCGCGGCCGGCCGGTCGCCGGCGTGCTCTATGCCCCGGCGCTCGAAGAGCTTTATGAGGCCGTCGAGGGCGGCGCGGCGCTGAAGAACGGCGAGCCCTTCATCGTTTCCGCCGCCGGGCCGGAGGAGACGAGCCGTCTGGCAATCGGCGAAGATGTGCTGAAGACCCTTCCCGCGACGTTCCGCGAGCGGGTCAGGCGCGAAAAACATGTCCCGTCGCTTGCCTATCGCATCGCCATGGTGGCGGACGGCCGCCTCGAAGCCACCTTCGTCAAGGGCAATTCGCACGATTGGGACCTTGCCGCCGCCGATCTGATCCTGGCCAGTGCCGGCGGCCGCCTCGTCGACCTCGACGGAAATCGGGTCGTCTATAATCGCGCCGAAGTCACCCACAAGGTGCTGTGCGCGGCGCCTGCGCCTCGCATCGATGAGTTTCTCACGGCCTTTGCCGGGCGACGAGACAGTTGA
- a CDS encoding DUF4170 domain-containing protein translates to MTESGDKKQLLHLVFGGELESLDDVQFRDLKGLDIVGIFPDYATALTAWKAKAQQTVDNAHMRYFIVHMHRLLDPQERAGGH, encoded by the coding sequence ATGACTGAGTCCGGTGACAAGAAGCAGCTTTTGCATCTCGTATTTGGCGGCGAACTGGAAAGCCTCGATGACGTCCAGTTCCGTGACCTGAAAGGTCTCGATATCGTCGGCATCTTTCCCGATTATGCCACGGCGCTGACAGCCTGGAAGGCGAAGGCGCAGCAGACGGTCGACAATGCGCATATGCGCTATTTCATCGTCCACATGCATCGTTTGCTCGATCCGCAGGAAAGGGCGGGCGGCCACTGA
- the waaA gene encoding lipid IV(A) 3-deoxy-D-manno-octulosonic acid transferase, whose amino-acid sequence MSSRMARFGLSAYRLAGTVASPVVGLYITYRTAKGKEDRARRLERFGYPSANRPQGPLVWFHAASVGETNAVIPLIREIRRRDIHVILTTGTITSARLAAERLGDEAIHQYVPLDLKPSVSRFLDYWQPDCAIIAESEIWPATVLELGRRRIPQILINARMSDRSFARWRRRPSIAEALFENLALVISQSDVDAERFRDLGAVPVITSGNLKVDTDAPPYDSAVLARYKKQIGDRKTWAAISTFDGEENAAGIVHRALKERDRQLTIIVPRHPERSDEIEAALVKQGLKVARRTRDDILSADIDVFLGDTIGEMGLYLRLTEIAFVGRSLFAEGGQNPLEPAMLGCAILSGGNVQNFREAYQKLARSGSARMVRDTEMLAKGVHYLLTNDEARRTMIEAGIATVHEMRGALTATVKGLEPYINPLTVKARLLPRAVAQF is encoded by the coding sequence ATGAGCTCCCGGATGGCGCGGTTCGGTCTGAGCGCATATCGTCTGGCGGGAACCGTAGCCTCTCCGGTCGTCGGCCTCTATATCACCTACCGCACGGCCAAGGGCAAGGAAGACCGCGCGCGCCGCCTGGAACGCTTCGGCTATCCGAGCGCCAACCGGCCACAGGGTCCGCTCGTCTGGTTTCATGCCGCAAGTGTCGGCGAAACCAATGCCGTCATTCCGCTGATCCGCGAAATCCGCCGCCGCGATATCCACGTCATCCTGACGACCGGCACCATCACGTCGGCCAGGCTTGCCGCCGAGCGCCTCGGCGATGAAGCGATCCATCAATATGTGCCGCTCGACCTGAAGCCGTCTGTCAGCCGCTTTCTCGATTATTGGCAGCCCGATTGCGCCATCATCGCCGAATCCGAGATCTGGCCGGCAACCGTGCTGGAACTCGGCCGCCGCCGTATCCCGCAGATCCTGATCAATGCCCGCATGTCGGACCGCTCCTTTGCCCGCTGGCGCCGCCGCCCGTCGATCGCCGAAGCCCTGTTCGAAAATCTCGCCCTCGTCATTTCCCAGTCGGATGTCGATGCCGAGCGTTTCCGCGATCTCGGCGCCGTTCCGGTCATCACCTCGGGCAACCTCAAGGTCGATACCGACGCTCCGCCCTATGACAGCGCTGTCCTCGCCCGCTACAAGAAGCAGATCGGCGATCGCAAGACCTGGGCGGCGATCTCGACCTTCGACGGCGAGGAGAATGCCGCCGGCATCGTCCATCGCGCCCTGAAGGAACGCGATCGCCAGTTGACGATCATCGTGCCGCGCCATCCCGAGCGCAGCGACGAGATCGAGGCGGCTCTGGTCAAGCAGGGCCTCAAGGTCGCCCGCCGCACCCGCGACGACATCCTGTCCGCCGACATCGATGTTTTCCTCGGCGACACGATCGGCGAAATGGGTCTTTATCTGCGCCTGACGGAGATTGCCTTCGTCGGCCGGTCGCTGTTTGCCGAAGGCGGCCAGAACCCGCTCGAGCCGGCCATGCTTGGCTGCGCCATCCTCTCCGGCGGCAATGTGCAGAATTTCCGCGAGGCCTATCAGAAGCTTGCCCGCAGCGGCAGCGCCCGCATGGTGCGCGATACCGAAATGCTGGCCAAGGGCGTGCACTACCTTTTGACCAACGACGAAGCCCGCCGCACCATGATCGAAGCCGGCATCGCCACCGTGCACGAGATGCGCGGCGCTCTCACGGCGACGGTCAAGGGGCTGGAACCCTATATCAATCCGCTGACGGTCAAGGCGCGCCTGTTGCCCAGGGCCGTCGCCCAGTTCTGA
- a CDS encoding HAD family hydrolase — MSGSARIKGILFDKDGTLLDYDESWLPVNRELARIAAEGDPLLADRLLLACGMDPVTGHIVPDSLLAAGNTRQIAEGLVAAGSMVAVGELTIRLDDLFSGAAEFSVPVTDLACFFARLHRRGFKLGVASSDNERSIRQTAERFGFAGYVDYIAGYDSGFGVKPQPGMVLGFCAATGLLPEEVAMVGDNNHDLHMGLNAGTGLRIAVLTGTGSRDSLAAAADHVLDDITAIETLLPDLQLA; from the coding sequence ATGTCCGGCTCGGCGCGTATCAAAGGCATCCTCTTCGACAAGGACGGCACGCTGCTCGATTATGACGAGAGCTGGTTGCCGGTCAATCGCGAGCTTGCCCGCATTGCCGCCGAGGGCGATCCGCTTCTCGCGGACCGTTTGCTCTTAGCCTGCGGCATGGATCCGGTAACCGGCCATATCGTTCCCGACAGCCTGCTCGCCGCCGGCAATACCCGTCAGATCGCCGAGGGGCTCGTCGCCGCCGGCTCGATGGTTGCTGTCGGCGAACTGACGATCCGTCTCGACGATCTCTTTTCCGGCGCCGCCGAATTTTCCGTGCCGGTGACCGATCTTGCCTGCTTCTTCGCAAGGCTGCATCGGCGCGGCTTCAAGCTCGGCGTCGCCTCCAGCGACAATGAGCGGTCGATCCGCCAGACGGCCGAACGTTTCGGTTTTGCCGGCTATGTCGATTACATCGCCGGCTATGACAGCGGCTTCGGCGTCAAGCCGCAACCGGGCATGGTGCTCGGCTTCTGCGCCGCGACCGGTCTTTTGCCGGAAGAGGTCGCGATGGTCGGCGACAATAATCATGATCTGCATATGGGCCTGAATGCGGGAACGGGGCTCAGGATCGCCGTGCTGACCGGCACCGGCTCGCGCGATTCGCTTGCCGCCGCTGCCGATCATGTGCTCGACGATATCACCGCCATCGAGACATTGCTGCCCGACCTGCAACTGGCCTGA
- the lpxK gene encoding tetraacyldisaccharide 4'-kinase, whose protein sequence is MISEAPPFWWRKADWRAWVLAPLSFLYGRVAGHRMAHARRASVSIPVICVGNFTVGGAGKTPTALTIARAAKAKGLKPGFLSRGYGGSLDVTTVVDPHHHRAVAVGDEPLLLAQEALTVISRRRVEGAARLVAEGADLIIMDDGFQSARLAIDYALLVIDATRGLGNGHIVPAGPVRAPIAQQLRSATALLKVGGGHAADRIVRMAARAAKPYFTASLKVRGDDRLAGIRVLAFAGIADPAKFFRTVESRGAEIAVAKTFGDHEHLTEEEIGDILTTAERQDLLIVTTSKDFVRLSGHHGKAQELAQKCRVIEVDMVFDDHLAPGLIIDRAIVACRERRLREMKAGDKAIPRKAEPL, encoded by the coding sequence ATGATATCCGAAGCGCCGCCGTTCTGGTGGAGGAAAGCCGATTGGCGGGCCTGGGTGCTGGCGCCGCTTTCCTTTCTCTACGGCCGTGTCGCCGGCCACCGCATGGCCCATGCGCGCCGCGCCTCCGTATCCATTCCCGTCATCTGCGTCGGCAATTTCACCGTGGGCGGCGCCGGCAAGACGCCGACGGCGCTGACGATCGCCCGCGCCGCCAAGGCGAAAGGCTTGAAACCCGGCTTTCTCAGCCGCGGTTACGGCGGTTCGCTCGACGTGACGACGGTGGTCGATCCTCATCATCACCGGGCCGTCGCCGTCGGCGATGAGCCGCTGCTGCTTGCCCAGGAGGCGCTGACGGTGATTTCCCGCCGGCGTGTCGAGGGTGCCGCGCGGCTGGTGGCGGAAGGCGCCGACCTCATCATCATGGACGACGGTTTCCAGAGCGCCCGGCTGGCGATCGACTATGCCCTGCTCGTCATCGACGCGACGCGCGGCCTCGGCAATGGCCATATCGTGCCGGCCGGCCCGGTCCGCGCGCCGATCGCCCAGCAATTGCGGTCGGCGACGGCCCTGCTGAAGGTCGGTGGCGGCCATGCCGCCGACAGGATCGTCCGCATGGCGGCGCGTGCGGCAAAGCCCTATTTCACTGCATCGCTCAAGGTGCGTGGCGACGATCGGCTCGCCGGCATCAGGGTGCTGGCCTTTGCCGGCATTGCCGATCCCGCCAAATTCTTCCGCACCGTCGAATCGCGCGGCGCCGAGATCGCCGTCGCCAAGACCTTCGGCGACCACGAGCACCTGACTGAGGAAGAGATCGGCGATATCCTGACGACCGCCGAGCGCCAGGATCTTCTGATCGTGACCACCTCGAAGGATTTCGTCCGCCTGTCCGGCCATCACGGCAAGGCGCAAGAGCTGGCGCAAAAGTGCCGGGTGATCGAGGTCGACATGGTCTTCGACGATCACCTCGCTCCGGGCTTGATCATCGACCGGGCGATCGTCGCCTGCCGCGAGCGCCGTCTGCGGGAGATGAAGGCGGGGGATAAAGCCATTCCACGCAAGGCTGAACCGCTGTAA
- a CDS encoding GntR family transcriptional regulator codes for MRMDTTFKRAFNDMIDLLRTLDPGTELPSENALRAQLGVSRTTVRKVLAGMSARGVIASEAHRRIIREHPQQTERYPKEQTLAISEQVETSFMEWMLRDNACPGTEINEAELARKFGVATTIVREFLNRFQKYGLIEKRQNAGWVFKGFTANFALELFEIREMFEMRSARLFATLPDGSPIWKQVRAMRAAHLELLAGIDVRFQDFSELDSRFHRLIAAVAPNRFIESFQDVIAIVFHYHYQWNKRDERTRNEVAIREHLALIDALESRNIASIDRACRSHLTSARETLLRSIA; via the coding sequence ATGAGAATGGATACGACCTTCAAGCGGGCCTTCAACGACATGATCGATCTTCTTCGGACGCTCGATCCTGGAACGGAATTGCCGTCCGAAAACGCGCTGCGCGCCCAGCTTGGCGTCAGCAGAACGACGGTGCGGAAGGTGCTGGCGGGCATGTCCGCCCGCGGGGTCATCGCATCCGAAGCGCACAGACGGATCATACGTGAGCACCCGCAGCAGACAGAGCGCTATCCGAAGGAGCAGACCCTAGCCATCTCGGAACAGGTCGAGACGAGCTTCATGGAGTGGATGCTGCGCGACAATGCCTGTCCGGGCACGGAGATCAACGAGGCGGAACTCGCGAGGAAATTCGGGGTCGCGACAACGATCGTGCGTGAGTTTCTCAATCGATTTCAGAAATATGGGCTGATCGAGAAACGTCAGAATGCCGGCTGGGTTTTCAAAGGTTTCACCGCGAATTTCGCACTCGAACTGTTCGAGATCAGGGAGATGTTCGAAATGCGCTCCGCGCGATTGTTCGCCACCCTGCCCGACGGCTCGCCCATCTGGAAGCAGGTCCGTGCTATGCGGGCGGCACATTTGGAGCTGCTGGCGGGTATCGACGTCCGGTTTCAGGATTTCTCGGAGCTCGACAGCCGATTCCATCGGCTCATTGCGGCGGTCGCGCCGAACCGCTTTATCGAAAGCTTCCAGGACGTGATCGCCATCGTCTTCCACTATCACTATCAGTGGAACAAGCGCGATGAGCGGACGCGCAATGAAGTCGCCATCAGGGAGCATCTCGCACTGATCGACGCCCTTGAAAGCCGCAATATCGCCTCGATCGATCGGGCTTGCCGCTCGCATCTGACCTCCGCCCGCGAAACCTTACTTCGCTCGATCGCGTGA
- a CDS encoding ABC transporter permease, with protein MEDSGILPQNSSRPGGSQDATFHPRQSGISWGLKLLSLGPLLILVLLIAVVSLITPAFLKPVNLGNILAQTAVIAVVAMGQQLVILTRGIDLSVGSNLALATVIGGLAYQQVDSSIVVIVAMLLAGAVVGAINGAVFVYGRLPHPFIITVATLSICRGLALSLAPGHTTMRGMPDAIAVIGGGTTLGVPNSFFVVTIFAFLFLILTKSMVFGRWIYAVGGSPNAARSMGIPVKGVLLATYIICGFCAGVGAVLLAGRTAAASPIYGNLLELDTIAAVIIGGASFLGGRGHLGHALIGAVLIGVIRNALNLLGVDVFFQMIAIGLVIVIAVEADVLRNHLEARARVLQTARIQ; from the coding sequence TTGGAAGACTCCGGGATTCTGCCTCAGAATTCGTCCCGGCCTGGGGGTTCGCAGGATGCGACCTTCCATCCGAGACAATCTGGCATCTCATGGGGGCTGAAGCTATTGAGCCTGGGCCCACTGTTGATCCTCGTTCTGCTGATCGCCGTCGTCAGTTTGATCACGCCGGCCTTTCTAAAGCCCGTCAACCTGGGCAACATCCTGGCGCAAACCGCAGTGATTGCTGTTGTGGCGATGGGACAGCAGCTCGTTATCCTGACCCGTGGGATCGACCTGTCTGTCGGCTCGAACCTGGCGCTAGCCACGGTCATCGGCGGACTCGCCTACCAGCAGGTTGATTCCTCGATCGTCGTCATCGTGGCCATGCTGCTTGCAGGTGCGGTTGTCGGGGCGATAAACGGCGCGGTCTTTGTCTATGGCCGGCTGCCGCACCCCTTCATTATAACAGTTGCGACCTTGAGTATTTGCCGCGGCCTGGCCCTTTCATTGGCTCCCGGCCACACCACCATGCGCGGGATGCCTGATGCGATTGCCGTGATCGGCGGCGGTACGACGCTTGGCGTGCCCAACTCTTTCTTTGTCGTCACCATATTCGCGTTTCTTTTTCTGATCCTGACGAAATCGATGGTCTTTGGCCGATGGATCTATGCGGTCGGCGGCTCGCCGAATGCCGCCAGAAGCATGGGTATACCGGTAAAGGGCGTTCTGCTCGCAACCTACATCATCTGCGGCTTTTGTGCAGGTGTCGGCGCGGTGCTGCTTGCAGGACGGACCGCCGCCGCCTCGCCAATCTACGGCAATCTCCTGGAGCTCGACACCATTGCTGCGGTGATCATCGGTGGCGCCAGCTTCCTTGGCGGCCGGGGCCATCTCGGCCACGCACTGATCGGCGCCGTTCTGATCGGCGTTATCCGCAACGCCCTTAACTTACTCGGCGTCGACGTGTTCTTTCAAATGATCGCGATTGGGCTCGTCATCGTCATTGCCGTAGAGGCCGATGTGCTTCGCAACCATCTCGAGGCGCGCGCGCGTGTGCTTCAAACGGCGAGAATACAATGA
- a CDS encoding ATP-binding cassette domain-containing protein, giving the protein MSPASTTPALSVRNAQKRFGAIHALKNISFDAYAGEVTALLGDNGAGKSTLVKCISGLHSLDEGEILVDGAPVWLNSTAAARRAGIETVYQDLALFDNLTPVQNFYCGREIAFPSWLPRPLRFLNSGMMRREAASVIDRLKVKLPRFDAPVALMSGGQRQAIAVARAIVFARKLVLLDEPTAALGLREARQVLDLINQLKAAGNAVILITHNMEHVVEIADRAVVLRQGRKVGELKPTEANKQDLVAMIVGAGA; this is encoded by the coding sequence ATGAGCCCTGCATCGACGACACCGGCACTTTCGGTACGAAACGCGCAGAAGCGCTTCGGGGCGATTCATGCCCTGAAAAACATAAGCTTCGATGCATATGCAGGTGAGGTAACCGCTCTTTTGGGCGACAACGGCGCCGGCAAGTCAACGCTCGTCAAATGCATCAGCGGGCTTCACAGTCTCGACGAAGGAGAAATTCTTGTCGACGGCGCTCCCGTATGGCTCAATTCAACGGCGGCGGCCCGCCGCGCCGGTATTGAAACCGTCTATCAGGACCTGGCGCTTTTCGACAACCTGACTCCGGTACAGAATTTCTATTGCGGCCGGGAGATCGCCTTTCCCTCCTGGCTGCCGCGTCCGCTCCGCTTCCTCAACTCGGGCATGATGCGGCGGGAGGCAGCAAGCGTCATCGATCGCCTGAAGGTCAAGCTGCCGAGATTCGACGCGCCGGTCGCACTGATGTCCGGGGGGCAGCGACAGGCGATCGCGGTCGCGCGCGCCATCGTCTTTGCGCGCAAGCTCGTGCTCCTCGACGAACCAACGGCGGCCCTCGGCCTTCGCGAGGCCCGCCAGGTTCTTGATCTGATCAATCAGCTTAAAGCCGCCGGCAATGCGGTGATCTTGATCACGCACAATATGGAACACGTCGTCGAGATCGCCGATCGGGCGGTCGTGCTGCGCCAAGGTCGCAAGGTCGGTGAACTGAAGCCAACGGAAGCGAATAAGCAGGACCTTGTCGCGATGATTGTCGGCGCCGGGGCTTGA